A stretch of the Theileria equi strain WA chromosome 1, complete sequence genome encodes the following:
- a CDS encoding hypothetical protein (encoded by transcript BEWA_019840A) produces MTNKFCKYSATGDELFKKQTKVYELKYSPFLSDNGLDYYKSSNILSITGEIGSGKTLLLTYIVADILVSNDTNKIIYLDTELTLDFTLLKQFVSEKILEENADVDNLLLSRLVYLPIRNPIEFSFILDGLEIYLKLNHNLIHCLVLDSSTFWSYKWLFKHNSGDENELKCLINDCLNRTRLLCTKYSLFFIYTRTTKNVEKHKHFTVHLNEPTQFLNDEPMELSYHKFSDTDDIKLSIDQYNSISSYGTSSSDISLLENPSKYYKNNDMDTPVNGKGNLYSPMDDLDGIYTPNTRRILCSSSELSGKMYSRCKSNRPVKLLCYIPESWIYKEQKIMDNELILMLLSIRDNDRHYIAFISKDNRSTDNINRCMDHERRKNGKPVENRLHSKYAVKRIKFEMETNEANLEISTNRDDKKTISGGFSRNQKQQTLDCNISNELLEKYNFAIYSFDNNP; encoded by the exons ATGACCAataaattttgcaaatattcTGCAACTGGAGATGAATTGTTTAAAAAGCAAACAAAAGTTTATGAACTGAAATATTCCCCGTTTTTGTCTGACAACGGTTTAG ATTATTACAAATCTTCCAATATATTATCTATAACTGGTGAAATTGGAAGTGGGAAAACTCTATTATTAACG TATATAGTTGCTGATATTTTGGTTTCAAACGATACAAACAAGATAATTTACTTGGATACAGAATTAACACTCGATTTTACCTTACTAAAACAGTTTGTTTCAGAAAAG ATTCTAGAAGAGAATGCAGACGTTGATAACCTTCTTCTTTC GAGACTCGTATATCTCCCAATACGAAACCCTATCGAATTTTCCTTTATATTAGATGGATTAGAAATATATCTAAAACTGAACCACAATCTGATACATTGTCTCGTTCTTGATTCTAGCACATTTTGGTCATATAAATGGTTATTTAAACATAACTCAGGCGACGAAAACGAGCTAAAGTGTTTGATAAATGATTGTTTGAACCGAACCAGGCTATTGTGTACCAAGTATTCTCTATTTTTCATATACACTAGAACGACCAAGAATGTTGAAAAACACAAACATTTTACCGTTCATTTAAATGAGCCTACgcaatttttaaatgatgaacCCATGGAATTGTCATATCACAAATTTTCAGACACCGATGATATAAAACTGTCTATAGATCAATACAACTCTATCTCATCCTATGGAACATCTTCAAGTGATATATCACTTTTAGAAAATCCATCGAAATATTACAAAAATAATGATATGGATACGCCTGTAAATGGAAAGGGTAATTTATACAGCCCTATGGATGACTTGGATGGTATTTATACTCCTAATACCAGACGTATACTTTGCTCTTCGTCGGAGTTATCCG GTAAAATGTATAGTAGGTGCAAATCAAATAGACCCGTGAAACTGCTGTGTTACATACCGGAATCTTGGATTTATAAAGAACAAAAGATTATGGACAATGAGCTTATTCTCATGTTATTGTCCATAAGAGATAACGATAGACACTACATAGcatttatatcaaaggATAACAGATCAACAGATAACATAAATAGGTGTATGGACCATGAACGACGTAAAAACGGTAAACCAGTGGAGAACAGACTCCACTCTAAATACGCTGTCAAACGAATAAAATTTGAAATGGAAACAAATGAAGCTAATCTTGAAATATCAACCAAtagagatgataaaaagacTATATCTGGTGGATTTTCGCGAAATCAAAAGCAGCAGACCCTTGATTGTAATATATCCAACGAATTGTTAGAAAAATACAATTTTGCAATTTACAGTTTTGATAAC AATCCGTAA
- a CDS encoding hypothetical protein (encoded by transcript BEWA_019820A): MDNLFDELEDGVPDDYTEEVELPPNVDKSTNFGKNSSLISNLIKYGINPEVAGRFADVNGEILTQITPNKYTLYLEDDFMVDSRIWYYLISKLSDVTSPESGKINISSILEGLQSFIIFEEQNKFISDVEKRFGPDFHVLHKDGIHIYHAINDIPKIVFSINKRKFIKQFVQDSDDTYTIEDVCNIRYELLFERSRGFNYNAWFNNAPNISIKLLPVDSVSMSSKDTQLLIGNLGHTKDGELCLQGTLIELSIVISENCKIANGIYCDGQVVIIYGTMKVYENIFHVDGILHPPITLKNELSSLDFFGGKLDNNTLAIYRDYTSFSSFRGINTNWIIISNLYLDKTNTIETLEHLFDSYIEMYPQQGLPVGFIFMGDFNSLGFNFEYHHSWIDQNDKNTKHVSNTTEFYARGFETLYKLLIKPKYLMILSACYLVFVPGPNDATLCRRKLPRQPLLNYCINRFKERVEAARPESKGRIVMATNPCRIRHWGRQMIFYRQELLTQLLWEAIITSSNTLSMDTSENLIDMLTGTIVGQSHLFPNKPGTSTILQHDSSLLLHPLPDFICLSDTTAPAFIRIHGHNNNCLIANCDANFSQSRNIVSYDSTSNKAQVFSI, encoded by the exons aTGGATAATTTATTTGACGAATTAGAAGATGGCGTTCCTGACGACTATACCGAGGAGGTAGAGTTACCTCCAAATGTAGATAAGAGTACAAATTTCGGGAAGAATAGTTCTTTAATTTCAAATTTAATAAAATATGGCATAAACCCTGAGGTTGCAGGACGATTTGCCGATGTGAACGGAGAAATATTGACACAAATTACACCAAACAAATACACAT TGTACTTGGAAGATGATTTTATGGTGGATTCCAGAATTTGGTACTATTTGATTTCAAAATTATCCGATGTTACAAGCCCGGAAAGTGGAAAGATTAATATATCCTCGATTTTAGAGGGTTTACAAAGTTTCATTATATTTGAGGAACAAAACAAGTTTATTTCTGATGTTGAAAAGCGTTTTGGTCCTGATTTCCATGTTTTACACAAAGATGGAATACACATATACCACGCAATCAACGACATACCCAAAATAGTATTCTCAATAAACAAGCGG AAATTCATAAAGCAATTTGTGCAAGATTCTGATGATACTTACACAATTGAGGACGTCTGCAACATACGTTATGAACTTTTGTTCGAG AGATCACGCGGGTTTAACTATAATGCATGGTTTAATAATGCTCCAAACATTTCCATAAAGTTATTGCCCGTGGATTCAGTATCTATGAGCTCCAAAG ACACTCAACTATTGATTGGAAACCTCGGACATACCAAGGACGGCGAACTGTGTCTACAAGGAACATTAATTGAATTATCTATTGTGATATCGGAAAAT TGTAAAATCGCAAATGGAATATACTGTGATGGCCAAGTTGTTATAATATACGGTACAATGAAGGTGTATGAA AATATATTTCATGTTGATGGTATATTACACCCACCAATTACTCTAAAGAATGAACTTTCCTCATTGGActtttttggaggaaaaTTGGACAACAATACACTG GCAATATATCGTGATTATACTAGTTTCTCATCTTTTAGGGgtataaatacaaattgGATCAtaatttcaaatttatATCTTGACAAAACAAATACGATTGAAACTTTGGAACATTTATTTGatt CATATATTGAAATGTACCCTCAACAAGGACTCCCAGTTGGATTTATATTCATGGGTGATTTTAACTCACTTGGATTCAATTTCGAATATCACCATAGTTGGATCGAtcaaaatgataaaaacaCTAAGCACGTTTCTAATACAACTGAATTTTATGCTAGAGGTTTCGAAACcctttacaaacttttaaTTAAACCTAAATATCTCATGATACTTTCTG CTTGTTATTTGGTTTTTGTACCCGGACCGAATGACGCAACATTGTGTAGACGTAA ACTACCTCGTCAACCACTACTCAACTACTGTATAAATAGATttaaag AACGTGTTGAAGCTGCACGCCCTGAATCAAAAGGCCGAATTGTAATGGCAACAAACCCATGCCGTATTAGACATTGGGGGCGGCAAATGATATTTTATCGACAAGAACTATTGACTCAATTGCTATGGGAAGCTATAATCACCAGTTCAAATACATTGTCTATGGATACTAGCGAAAACTTGATTGATATG CTTACTGGAACAATTGTTGGTCAAAGCCATTTGTTTCCAAACAAACCCGGAACTTCTACTATTTTACAGCATGATTCTTCACTTTTGTTACACCCTCT
- a CDS encoding hypothetical protein (encoded by transcript BEWA_019860A): MSELEDIKYEIERLRQEYEYHLNNKSPSARIQYEYACMLMCSPKDSDTTIAIGLFEELLRVRFQSVNCLYQLALCFIKKKKYRTARKHLDILLRLDPRNQMALSLRSLLYVLLSEEAMYGTILAVMTAFCAFSMYKLWKR; this comes from the exons ATGTCGGAACTAGAGGATATAAAGTATGAGATTGAGCGTCTTCGCCAAGAGTACGAATAT CATTTAAATAACAAAAGTCCGTCAGCAAGGATCCAATATGAATATGCTTGTATGCTGATGTGTTCACCCAAAGATTCTGATACCACAATCGCTATTGGCCTATTCGAGGAATTGTTGCGAGTTCGTTTTCAAAG CGTAAATTGTCTGTATCAGCTGGCCTTGTGCTTCATTAAGAAAAAGAAATATCGTACTGCTCGCAAGCATCTGGATATATTACTCAGACTG GATCCCAGGAATCAGATGGCATTATCACTCAGGAGTCTATTATATGTTCTATTATCAGAAG AGGCGATGTATGGCACAATACTCGCAGTCATGACAG CATTCTGCGCATTCTCAATGTATaaattatggaaaagataG
- a CDS encoding DnaJ domain containing protein (encoded by transcript BEWA_019850A), with protein MMSRICLMLKRNLPLNFLLLNFLVVLSHGIFINHRNLPLNSISYIEYNIAFVSPSRNTLSFDKHQDSKSDSFHVHPEFKGRLDQNTRFNALNSRTSENSEGFVDYYKILSLDKNCTLNDIEERYRSIKKSLNSLPSIDSKLKNAIDTAYNVLSNNESRLKYDNTYGNHNFTHFHGAEAIINDDHNNSSEILESDDEVEISIIDDEDDSPENNTGFGGFFSNLFGLNKKKSTKGQKRKIKNLANGKLDISCTANIDLKTLVFGGTIELSVDKFTDCDACNASDHSTKTYIDTCTECKGRGMITKGKKTQFGFISTSRTCHTCSGSGVYRSRDCLECGNRGSTFKTTTIKVHVPKESKPDQIIRLRGKGHSGGFSTNSGDLFVKLCIKSGNNEYMEGDSIVTNHKISYLKAILGYETKVPTFNGDVTVKIPKGSQPGDKIFVGTYNSMKHFVKLLVHLPAEPSQKELELLKQLDNL; from the exons ATGATGAGTCGAATTTGTTTAATGCTGAAACGGAACTTACCTCTAAATTTCCTccttttaaattttttgGTGGTATTATCTCatggaatatttataaatcaCCGGAATCTACCACTTAATTCCATTTCATATATCGAATATAACATCGCATTTGTCTCTCCTTCACGCAACACTTTATCCTTTGACAAACACCAAGATTCCAAAAGTGATTCTTTTCATGTTCATCCAGAATTTAAAGGGCGTTTGGATCAAAATACAAGATTTAATGCTCTTAATTCTAGAACGAGCGAGAATAGCGAAGGATTCGTTGATtattataaaatattatCACTTGATAAGAATTGTACACTTAATGACATTGAAGAACGATATAGGTCAATAAAGAAATCTCTAAACTCACTTCCAAGTATTGATAGCAAGTTAAAAAATGCTATAGATACCGCTTATAATGTATTATCCAATAATGAGTCAAGACTTAAGTATGATAATACTTATGGAAACCATAACTTCACTCATTTTCATGGCGCAGAGGCGATTATAAATGACGATCATAACAATTCATCTGAGATTCTTGAATCTGACGATGAGGTTGAGATATCCATTATtgatgatgaggatgattCGCCAGAAAACAATACCGGATTCGGTGGATTTTTCAGCAATTTGTTTGGTTTAAATAAGAAAAAGAGTACAAAAGGGCAAAAGAGAAAGATTAAGAATCTTGCAAATGGAAAGCTTGATATATCTTGTACGGCCAATATCGATTTAAAGACACttgtttttggtggaaCTATCGAATTGAGTGTAGATAAATTTACCGATTGCGATGCCTGCAATGCAAGCGATCATAGTACAAAAACATATATTGATACATGTACCGAATGTAAAGGTCGTGGGATGATAACAAAGGGTAAAAAAACGCAATTTGGTTTTATTAGCACGTCAAGGACATGTCATACATGTTCTGGCTCAGGAGTTTATAGAAGCAGAGACTGTTTAGAATGCGGAAACAGAGGTAGTACTTTTAAAACTACGACAataaag GTTCATGTACCAAAAGAATCAAAACCGGATCAGATTATTAGACTGAGAGGTAAAGGGCATTCTGGAGGATTTTCAACAAATAGTGGAGACTT ATTCGTGAAGCTATGCATAAAATCCGGCAATAACGAGTATATGGAAGGAGATTCCATAGTTACAAATCACAAGATTTCCTACTTGAAAGCAATACTTGGATACGAA ACAAAGGTACCGACATTTAATGGAGATGTTACTGTCAAAATACCAAAGGGGTCTCAACCTGGagataaaatatttgttgGTACGTACAATTCAATGAAGCACTTTGTGAAACTTTTGGTACACTTACCCGCTGAACCATCGCAAAAGGAACTGGAGCTATTAAAGCAATTGGACAATTTGTAA
- a CDS encoding ribosomal protein L39e, putative (encoded by transcript BEWA_019870A): protein MGSIKSLVFKKHLAKKMKQNRPLPHWFRLKTDSRIRYNAKRRYWRRTKLKL from the exons ATG GGTTCCATTAAATCGTTAGTTTTTAAGAAGCATTTGGCTAAGAAGATGAAGCAGAATCGCCCTCTGCCTCATTGGTTTAGGCTTAAGACTGACTCCCGTATTAG GTATAATGCCAAGAGAAGGTACTGGCGCCGCACTAAGCTTAAGCTTTAA
- a CDS encoding hypothetical protein (encoded by transcript BEWA_019830A) gives MNLNDLSEDQKELLQPILRLKTDVSLDSLVILRDVFKDLSKTYNTFASSIKDIEKKVASCYNIASSGNVSQEACDALLSVRGDASNASDIILSVTAEQSGFLKVIQTLISTLNRMHDEGILLSTSLDNSVVNPLSSFAEEYLGAFGKDEKRTQRDDISSFIPNLQAFKRTPGYSHSRIRKYIDNVLKSYRDLQDCINYEKELNDKISSDKDNPVNTKTILKAKNRTIRAKVNLTRHIQELFTAAPELKDIVDLKNTDVDTLSKITKVSKKYADSSKKHENSSPKHIELSSRKSHFFGTAVEYHRNFYDLEQRRLELLSGCLQLWIDNHVKYKKGIYSQLEMLWNDISNFSPSRDFSQFEYTLTGTHTQEDSSHSRIWLPLEPGSIDDCKNTKLNTFSQISTPIYQSDNEDYQITDAHYAVVAENLLSDPDESNDISLVKTSQNFVNCENENTLSLIDTGKRLDQYMISLYNIFDVSLDRNVKFDWLDSNIENIIQLEHHDLYPFLIDGKNTKYISHNGFRPQLEYSFKDDHMDDEQWNLLTLELLLMIHSYISGFINHPSLSGETKDDLSTFLFANLGILEQLLIKIRTIIEVYRDKIGISTLSYSILDVVLKPRDTFSNWSPHVSIHIMDIRYRILLLIDSLSRSDIIQDKNIFDFPEFYMWMYRQLHIVRLSLVQKLARVIRRIPTHSKDIEQRWIAAISSCTPLKELAHRFTFKESHTIEEISNKILFSVSGCLGKINKLRNFTLVKLEGSHVEDIFNFDSIRQLLLDILEEMVLIQDLDEELSLFSEVGKLQNSEVNNDKILTPTDFCINMNIYNDEEISVLAEIRKKNSFCIKSCKPCTRYDPIGNLMKQVVNENLAIKFQRNLYFRKRIDPVLLSPYWTLEEPTVMLLSDCLHRALSCDEISFTDLPQRFQMIIYIISFVQTGILPNFNLLNPNVTNNENSTSSIPQLPVVSHSILASISYWFSKIVNEENDKDATETRKFDADISVDVKNDRKTTDDAFKRLRLSELGIRGSLIATMQNVKITEAMAKQLYLFFQLPNNLKYLPRGLGDLDAYLLFDLEKFKNGGNYDPEAILPEYTFIDRNCLELVSWSNLDQLSNSVTMQIQGMQLQKVHNKVHTLLATILNHNVPLNFNFKGEESFSILLPSKTERFVSSILSLRLLVSRFKNEIFTCLCKNLEFMEKNAFFFILSIFSMMYKVLFAEIDGSESCGNTTDIFNDDTGEATSITNIFRHIVLQNAKVLIMHCLDRVNDNSEPEVDSNTFISLLVDEMLQMLRHECTTNSHVWSNFLPFSEFPSLLSNCCMLQLKSLCMDNSVNIDLIMPNLRKLMVLQREFDVSYIMRSPSPDQSIQQERLLDCMFFMFRNKNHLRNGCMELVGLVKDSTIKVLDTKFIGINEIIQTSIDNDAWVPISEKSLHSTGAVDLIVVLHYSLHASFDLLVPVEWLILPFTNACEQAIRQYYTGITNIYNLKTLYNIHSIIYESDNGQESLVSEVTETDPADVDTRFTMTYEDSRGEVHGGFDKKIGRKGLLKNLKTSKNPSHNDLKQYIDQFSNTFIGKGILEDLVRIWNMDYVSLQLIKAPDEILGYFYNQVRQRDTDFSYIHKLIGTVHISDPNNFFFCKPHQLAELSHSKAQISLIFASQRIMKRDSNQYIRDVITVILWKWILVDFKQDLLNKLYVPNIANGLNASQVVDKFPHTILSFVQKMPQHHIEFALTTVFEILIKIVLYILKHMKIKGYKFSSSDINVLNNDLDTLQNLLISYSQDEKLLSQIKIFVRKIPVNF, from the exons ATGAACTTAAATGACTTATCTGAGGATCAAAAGGAGTTGTTACAACCAATTTTAAGGTTGAAAACAGATGTTTCACTGGATTCTTTGGTTATATTGCGTGACGTTTTCAAGGATTTGTCCAAAACTTACAACACATTTGCTTCATCCATAAAGGACATTGAGAAAAAGGTCGCATCTTGTTATAATATTGCTTCTTCGGGAAATGTCTCACAGGAAGCCTGCGACGCTTTACTCTCTGTCAGAGGAGATGCATCCAATGCTTCAGATATAATCCTTTCAGTAACCGCAGAACAATCTG GATTTCTAAAGGTTATACAAACTCTAATCAGTACATTGAATCGCATGCATGATGAGGGTATACTATTATCTACATCTTTAGACAACTCAGTTGTGAACCCGTTATCTTCATTTGCTGAGGAATACCTAGGAGcatttggaaaagatgaaaaacGTACACAGCGAGATGACATTTCTAGTTTCATACCAAATCTTCAAGCTTTTAAACGCACACCAGGATATTCACATAGCAGAATCCGCAAATACATTGACAATGTATTAAAGTCATATAGAGACCTGCAAGATTGTATAAACTATGAAAAAGAATTGAATGACAAAATTTCTTCTGATAAAGATAACCCAGTTAACACTAAAACGATTTTAAAAGCAAAAAATCGTACCATACGTGCCAAGGTAAACTTAACCAGACATATACAGGAATTATTTACTGCTGCACCAGAATTGAAGGATATCgtagatttaaaaaataCGGATGTTGATACGTTGTCTAAGATTACAAAGGTTTCTAAAAAATATGCTGACAGCTCAAAGAAGCATGAAAATTCATCACCGAAACATATTGAACTTTCATCTAGAAAATCACATTTTTTTGGTACGGCTGTTGAATACCATAGAAATTTTTACGATCTTGAACAACGTCGCTTGGAGTTATTGTCTGGTTGTTTACAACTTTGGATAGATAATCACGTGAAATACAAAAAGGGAATATACTCACAACTCGAGATGCTTTGGAATGATATTTCCAATTTTTCTCCGTCTAGAGATTTTAGCCAATTTGAGTATACTTTAACAGGAACTCACACTCAGGAAGATTCCTCACATTCTAGAATTTGGTTACCTTTGGAACCTGGGTCCATAGATGattgtaaaaataccaaattAAATACCTTTTCCCAAATTTCAACTCCGATTTACCAGTCTGACAATGAAGATTACCAAATTACAGATGCCCATTATGCGGTTGTGGCTGAGAATTTGCTGTCAGATCCTGACGAATCAAACGATATTTCTTTAGTTAAAACTagccaaaattttgtaaacTGTGAAAATGAGAATACGTTATCTCTTATTGATACGGGAAAACGGTTGGATCAATATATGATCAGTTTATACAATATATTTGACGTTTCATTGGATAGAAACGTAAAATTTGATTGGTTAGATTCTAATATTGAGAACATTATTCAATTAGAACATCACGATCTCtatccatttttgatagatggaaaaaatacaaaatatatatCTCACAACGGCTTCAGACCACAGTTGGAATATTCTTTTAAAGATGATCatatggatgatgaacaaTGGAATTTGCTCACTTTGGAACTACTCTTGATGATACATAGTTATATATCCGGATTTATAAACCATCCATCTCTATCAGGTGAAACTAAAGATGATTTGagtacatttttattcGCTAATCTCGGAATATTAGAACAACTCTTGATAAAAATTCGCACAATTATAGAGGTATACCGCGATAAAATTGGAATATCGACACTTTCCTATTCTATTTTGGATGTAGTTTTAAAACCACGGGATACGTTTTCAAACTGGAGCCCGCATGTGTCTATACATATAATGGACATACGCTATCGTATACTACTATTGATTGACTCACTTTCTAGATCAGATATAATACAAGataaaaacatttttgaCTTTCCAGAGTTTTATATGTGGATGTATAGACAACTGCATATTGTAAGATTGTCCCTAGTTCAAAAGCTTGCAAGGGTGATAAGAAGAATTCCAACACACAGTAAAGATATTGAGCAACGTTGGATTGCGGCAATTTCTTCATGTACACCTTTAAAAGAACTAGCACATAGATTTACATTTAAAGAATCCCATACGATTGAAGAGATATCTAACAAAATATTGTTTTCTGTCTCAGGGTGTTTGGGGAAAATTAACAAGCTTAGAAATTTTACACTGGTGAAACTTGAAGGAAGCCACGTTGAGgatattttcaattttGATTCAATACGACAGCTACTATTAGACATATTAGAAGAGATGGTTTTAATTCAAGATTTAGATGAAGAGCTATCTCTATTTTCAGAAGTTGGAAAACTTCAAAACTCGGAAGTAAAcaatgataaaattttgaCACCCACTGATTTTTGCATCAATATGAACATTTataatgatgaagaaatttcGGTTTTGGCTGAGATACGAAAAAAGAATTcattttgtataaaatCATGCAAACCGTGCACACGTTATGATCCTATTGGCAATTTGATGAAGCAAGTTGTTAATGAAAATTTGGCAATTAAATTTCAAAgaaatttgtattttagaAAACGTATAGATCCAGTCTTACTATCTCCTTATTGGACTTTAGAAGAGCCTACTGTGATGTTATTGTCGGATTGTCTTCACAGGGCATTATCTTGTGATGAAATCTCATTTACGGATCTTCCGCAACGTTTCCAAATGATTATATATATCATCTCCTTTGTACAAACAGGAATATTACCAAATTTCAATTTATTAAATCCAAATGTAACTAACAatgaaaattccacaagttcTATACCGCAATTACCTGTTGTATCCCATTCTATACTAGCATCAATTTCCTACTGGTTCtccaaaattgtaaatgaagaaaatgataagGATGCAACTGAGACCAGGAAATTTGATGCGGATATAAGTGtagatgtaaagaatgataGAAAGACTACCGATGATGCATTCAAACGTTTAAGATTAAGTGAGTTGGGTATTCGAGGCAGTCTAATTGCTACAATGcaaaatgttaaaataaCTGAAGCAATGGCCAAACAACTATATCTTTTCTTTCAATTACCAAACAATCTAAAATATTTACCGAGAGGTTTAGGTGACTTGGATGCATACTTATTGTTTGATCTAgaaaaatttaaaaatggtGGAAATTATGATCCAGAAGCTATATTACCTGAGTATACTTTTATCGATAGAAATTGTTTGGAGTTAGTTAGTTGGTCAAATTTAGATCAACTTTCCAATTCGGTTACTATGCAGATTCAGGGCATGCAATTACAAAAGGTCCATAATAAGGTCCATACCCTTTTGGCTACTATATTAAACCATAATGTCCCCTTGAACTTCAATTTCAAAGGTGAAGAATCGTTTTCTATTCTTCTACCATCTAAAACAGAGCGTTTTGTATCTTCTATTTTATCTCTTAGACTATTGGTAAGTAggtttaaaaatgaaatatTTACTTGTTTGtgcaaaaatttggaatttATGGAGAAAAATGcctttttcttcattttatccattttttcaatGATGTACAAGGTATTGTTTGCTGAAATAGACGGATCAGAAAGTTGTGGAAACACTActgatatttttaatgatgATACTGGAGAAGCCACTTCAATCACCAACATATTCAGGCATATTGTCTTACAAAACGCAAAAGTTTTGATTATGCATTGTTTAGATAGAGTTAACGATAATAGTGAACCAGAAGTTGATTCAAATACGTTTATTTCGTTGTTAGTTGATGaaatgttacaaatgtTACGTCATGAATGTACTACAAACAGTCATGTATGGAGTAATTTTTTGCCATTTTCAGAGTTCCCTTCACTTTTGTCGAATTGTTGCATGTTGCAACTTAAATCATTATGTATGGATAACAGTGTAAACATCGATTTAATCATGCCAAATTTGAGGAAATTGATGGTATTACAACGGGAATTTGACGTCAGTTACATTATGCGCTCTCCATCACCTGATCAATCAATTCAACAGGAACGTTTATTAGATTGTATGTTTTTTATGTTTAGAAATAAAAATCATTTAAGAAATGGATGTATGGAATTGGTGGGACTTGTAAAAGACTCTACAATTAAAGTCTTGGATACCAAATTTATCGGTATTAACGAAATAATACAAACATCAATAGATAATGATGCGTGGGTACCTATAAGCGAAAAATCTTTACATTCTACAGGAGCTGTAGATCTTATTGTTGTTTTACATTATTCTCTTCACGCATCATTTGACCTTTTAGTTCCTGTTGAGTGGTTAATATTACCATTTACAAATGCATGTGAACAGGCAATCAGGCAATATTACACTGGGATAacaaatatttataatctAAAGACTCTTTATAACATCCACTCTATAATATATGAATCTGATAATGGACAAGAATCCCTAGTGAGTGAAGTTACTGAGACGGATCCTGCAGATGTTGATACACGTTTCACAATGACCTATGAAGATTCAAGGGGGGAAGTTCATGGAGGttttgataaaaagatTGGACGTAAGGGGCTATTGAAAAACCTCAAAACATCTAAAAATCCGTCACACAATGATCTCAAACAATATATAGATCAATTTTCAAATACCTTTATTGGTAAAGGCATCCTAGAGGATTTAGTACGtatttggaatatggaTTATGTTTCTTTACAACTTATCAAGGCACCAGATGAGATTTTGGGATATTTTTACAACCAAGTGAGGCAACGTGACACAGACTTTTCCTACATACACAAATTGATTGGCACCGTTCATATATCTGACCCAAATAATTTCTTTTTCTGTAAACCACATCAACTCGCAGAATTATCGCATTCTAAAGCCCAGATTTCTTTGATATTTGCGTCTCAGCGTATAATGAAAAGAGATTCAAATCAGTATATTAGAGATGTGATCACAGTTATTCTATGGAAATGGATACTTGTTGATTTCAAGCAAGACTTACTTAATAAACTTTATGTACCAAATATAGCAAATGGACTAAATGCTTCTCAGGTTGTTGACAAGTTTCCGCATACTATATTATCATTTGTTCAAAAGATGCCTCAACATCATATAGAATTCGCCCTAACTACGGTCTTCGAAATATTAATAAAAATAGTTCTATACATCCTTAAACACATGAAAATTAAGGGATACAAATTTTCCTCGAGCGATATAAACGTTCTTAATAATGATTTGGACACACTCCAAAATCTTCTCATCAGTTACTCCCAAGATGAGAAACTTTTATCacaaataaaaatatttgtaagAAAAATACCAGTTAACTTTTAa